One Salmo salar chromosome ssa01, Ssal_v3.1, whole genome shotgun sequence DNA window includes the following coding sequences:
- the LOC106605670 gene encoding uncharacterized protein isoform X1: MKGDVHREYLSPDLNLLRMYRLYKEKNTTSSAKFWVYRDIFKQQSLNFGQPRSDTCGKCDAFFTKMSAATSEEEKRKIAVESELHHQKAEKAYTQLQSDTEWAKANADCHVISVDLQGVMYTPNLTHSNVYYQRQLSNFNLCIQELGKEDPAYMCVWHEGIAHRGSIEVASCILKWVKTKFTPLTKPEVRKLIIFSDRCCGQNNNWRMLNLMSMLISMGYFTQVEQKFMVSGHSFLPCDRSFATIEKRRKVSVLHTPDDVSKMILEAQPAKPFKVMRMQCEDFRHLPDSVLKRPAGLQITSVRWLKVTVEDPWNLYARQSHSLFEGWKSWLISKPKQGATPQPPYFASHYPRAYESPLPIKKKTSTKI, encoded by the exons ATGAAGGGGGATGTACACAGAGAATACCTCAGCCCTGATCTGAATTTGTTGCGAATGTACCGACTCTACAAAGAGAAGAATACCACATCATCTGCAAAATTCTGGGTTTATAGGGACATTTTCAAACAGCAGAGTCTCAATTTCGGCCAACCCAGGAGTGACACCTGTGGCAAATGTGACGCATTCTTCACTAAGATGTCAGCAGCAAcatctgaagaggagaagaggaagattgCAGTTGAAAGTGAGTTGCACCATCAAAAAGCCGAAAAGGCCTACACACAGCTTCAAAGTGACACTGAGTGGGCTAAAGCCAATGCTGACTGCCATGTCATTTCTGTGGATCTACAGGGGGTGATGTACACCCCTAATCTGACCCACTCCAATGTCTACTACCAGCGGCAGCTGTCAAATTTTAACCTTTGCATCCAGGAACTTGGAAAAGAAGATCCTGCATACATGTGTGTTTGGCATGAGGGGATTGCACACCGAGGGTCCATTGAAGTAGCAAGCTGCATATTGAAGTGGGTGAAGACAAAATTCACGCCACTCACCAAACCAGAGGTGCGCAAGTTGATCATCTTCAGTGACAGATGCTGTGGGCAGAATAACAACTGGCGGATGCTCAATCTGATGTCGATGCTCATCTCTATGGGTTACTTTACCCAAGTTGAGCAGAAGTTCATGGTCTCTGGTCATTCTTTTCTTCCTTGTGATCGATCTTTTGCCACCATTGAGAAGAGGCGCAAGGTGTCAGTCCTTCATACACCTGATGATGTTTCAAAGATGATACTTGAAGCACAACCAGCAAAACCATTCAAGGTGATGAGGATGCAATGTGAAGACTTCAGGCACCTTCCAGATTCTGTCCTCAAGCGACCAGCTGGACTACAGATCACCTCAGTGAGGTGGTTAAAAGTCACAG TTGAGGATCCTTGGAATCTGTACGCCAGACAGAGCCACAGTCTATTTGAGGGATGGAAATCGTGGCTGATCTCCAAACCAAAACAAGGAGCTACACCTCAACCTCCCTATTTTGCAAGCCACTACCCTAGAGCATATGAGAGTCCTCTGCCCATCAAAAAAAAAACAAGTACCAAGATCTGA
- the LOC106605670 gene encoding uncharacterized protein isoform X2 gives MKGDVHREYLSPDLNLLRMYRLYKEKNTTSSAKFWVYRDIFKQQSLNFGQPRSDTCGKCDAFFTKMSAATSEEEKRKIAVESELHHQKAEKAYTQLQSDTEWAKANADCHVISVDLQGVMYTPNLTHSNVYYQRQLSNFNLCIQELGKEDPAYMCVWHEGIAHRGSIEVASCILKWVKTKFTPLTKPEVRKLIIFSDRCCGQNNNWRMLNLMSMLISMGYFTQVEQKFMVSGHSFLPCDRSFATIEKRRKVSVLHTPDDVSKMILEAQPAKPFKVMRMQCEDFRHLPDSVLKRPAGLQITSVRWLKVTGIGKGIDHKHWLILRSDDSISQLRILGICTPDRATVYLRDGNRG, from the exons ATGAAGGGGGATGTACACAGAGAATACCTCAGCCCTGATCTGAATTTGTTGCGAATGTACCGACTCTACAAAGAGAAGAATACCACATCATCTGCAAAATTCTGGGTTTATAGGGACATTTTCAAACAGCAGAGTCTCAATTTCGGCCAACCCAGGAGTGACACCTGTGGCAAATGTGACGCATTCTTCACTAAGATGTCAGCAGCAAcatctgaagaggagaagaggaagattgCAGTTGAAAGTGAGTTGCACCATCAAAAAGCCGAAAAGGCCTACACACAGCTTCAAAGTGACACTGAGTGGGCTAAAGCCAATGCTGACTGCCATGTCATTTCTGTGGATCTACAGGGGGTGATGTACACCCCTAATCTGACCCACTCCAATGTCTACTACCAGCGGCAGCTGTCAAATTTTAACCTTTGCATCCAGGAACTTGGAAAAGAAGATCCTGCATACATGTGTGTTTGGCATGAGGGGATTGCACACCGAGGGTCCATTGAAGTAGCAAGCTGCATATTGAAGTGGGTGAAGACAAAATTCACGCCACTCACCAAACCAGAGGTGCGCAAGTTGATCATCTTCAGTGACAGATGCTGTGGGCAGAATAACAACTGGCGGATGCTCAATCTGATGTCGATGCTCATCTCTATGGGTTACTTTACCCAAGTTGAGCAGAAGTTCATGGTCTCTGGTCATTCTTTTCTTCCTTGTGATCGATCTTTTGCCACCATTGAGAAGAGGCGCAAGGTGTCAGTCCTTCATACACCTGATGATGTTTCAAAGATGATACTTGAAGCACAACCAGCAAAACCATTCAAGGTGATGAGGATGCAATGTGAAGACTTCAGGCACCTTCCAGATTCTGTCCTCAAGCGACCAGCTGGACTACAGATCACCTCAGTGAGGTGGTTAAAAGTCACAGGTATTGGGAAAGGAATCGATCACAAACATTGGCTCATTCTAAGATCCGATGACAGTATATCACAG TTGAGGATCCTTGGAATCTGTACGCCAGACAGAGCCACAGTCTATTTGAGGGATGGAAATCGTGGCTGA